The proteins below are encoded in one region of Caulobacter henricii:
- a CDS encoding bifunctional 4-hydroxy-2-oxoglutarate aldolase/2-dehydro-3-deoxy-phosphogluconate aldolase, with product MVKDRMAVLTALMDQGVIPVFYHPDVEVCKKVIQACADGGAPCIEFTNRGDFASHVFYEVTKHFASADPRVIMGVGSIVDAPTAGIYIANGAKFVVGPILNADVAKVCNRRKIPYSPGCGSASEISYAEELGCEIVKVFPGSSVGGPDFIKAVLGPMPWTRIMPTGGVDPDEASVKKWFGAGIVAAGMGSKLITQELLDAGDYAGITAKVRETVELIKKVRGKA from the coding sequence ATGGTGAAAGACCGTATGGCGGTGCTGACTGCCTTGATGGACCAGGGCGTCATTCCGGTTTTCTATCACCCGGACGTCGAGGTCTGTAAGAAGGTCATCCAGGCCTGTGCCGACGGCGGCGCACCCTGTATCGAATTCACCAACCGCGGCGATTTCGCCAGCCACGTCTTTTACGAAGTCACCAAGCACTTCGCCTCGGCCGATCCGCGCGTGATCATGGGCGTCGGCTCGATCGTCGATGCGCCGACCGCCGGCATCTACATCGCCAACGGGGCCAAGTTCGTCGTCGGCCCGATCCTCAATGCCGATGTCGCCAAGGTCTGCAACCGCCGCAAGATCCCGTACTCGCCGGGCTGCGGTTCGGCCTCGGAAATCTCCTATGCCGAAGAGTTGGGCTGCGAGATCGTCAAGGTGTTCCCCGGCTCGTCGGTCGGCGGTCCCGATTTCATCAAGGCGGTTCTGGGCCCGATGCCCTGGACCCGCATCATGCCGACCGGCGGCGTCGATCCCGACGAAGCCTCGGTGAAGAAGTGGTTCGGCGCTGGCATCGTCGCGGCCGGCATGGGCTCCAAGCTCATCACACAGGAACTGCTCGACGCGGGCGACTATGCGGGCATCACCGCCAAGGTCCGCGAGACGGTTGAACTCATCAAGAAGGTTCGTGGGAAGGCCTAA
- a CDS encoding tetratricopeptide repeat protein — MARPQSSSMVPTRVTRPSPSERAAAHLGNQQWERARDIYRKMLRQDPANAAAMNGLGVLALERRDETAALRLFRRAVAVRPTFFEAHLNLARVLHHGNQLYEALAAAQTAAALRPDAPEIHRLLHTIYSSGGRPDLALPAIRRAHALDPDHPASLPSLVGVKRSSCDWSDFDQEDDRLRDLAATGHRLNPFTLLYTRADQAEQQACALVWAGAFELPHEQSFPSRPARSGDRLRLGYLSGDFHDHATSYLTAELFELHDRSRFEVYGYSYGPRDDTPIQARIRASFDHFRDLESFSSRDAAKAIHADQIDILIDLKGYTDRARPQILAYRSAPIQVNYLGFPGTMGASFVDYLIADPVTAPPGTEAYCTERLVRLPDGFQPNDSRRAAVGPVPPRDALGLPSAGFVFCALHAAYKITPAIFDIWMRLVQATPGSVIWLLGMNALQEDNLRREALARGVSDDRIVFAPRVPHAEHLARLQAADLMLDTLPVGAFTTASDALWAGLPLLTCLGTTAAGRGGASLVQAAGLPELVTDSLADYEQEAMQLARDPKRLQNLRDRLRQNRSTAPLFDIPRFVRQLEDAYLAMTPRP; from the coding sequence ATGGCCCGCCCCCAGAGTTCGAGTATGGTGCCGACCCGCGTAACAAGACCCTCTCCGTCGGAACGTGCCGCCGCGCATCTTGGCAATCAGCAGTGGGAGCGCGCCCGGGACATCTACCGCAAGATGCTGCGACAAGACCCGGCCAATGCCGCCGCCATGAACGGCCTCGGAGTCCTTGCCCTGGAACGGCGCGACGAGACTGCCGCCTTACGGCTGTTCCGCCGGGCCGTAGCGGTCCGCCCCACCTTCTTTGAAGCGCACCTCAATCTGGCGCGCGTGCTTCATCACGGCAACCAGCTGTACGAGGCGCTCGCAGCGGCTCAGACGGCGGCAGCCCTCAGGCCCGATGCGCCGGAGATCCACCGGCTTTTGCATACGATCTACAGTTCGGGAGGGCGGCCGGACCTTGCCCTTCCGGCCATTCGACGCGCGCACGCACTGGATCCAGACCATCCGGCCAGCCTGCCCAGCCTGGTCGGAGTCAAACGCTCCTCCTGTGACTGGAGCGACTTCGATCAGGAAGACGACCGCCTCCGGGACCTGGCGGCGACCGGTCATCGGCTCAATCCCTTCACCCTGCTGTACACCCGTGCGGACCAGGCCGAACAGCAGGCCTGCGCCCTGGTCTGGGCCGGAGCCTTTGAGCTCCCACATGAGCAGAGCTTTCCGTCGCGCCCGGCCAGGTCCGGCGACCGTCTGCGCCTGGGCTATCTGTCCGGCGACTTCCACGATCACGCCACCTCCTATCTGACGGCCGAACTGTTCGAACTTCACGACCGGTCGCGGTTTGAGGTCTACGGCTATTCCTACGGTCCGCGGGACGACACGCCGATCCAGGCGCGTATAAGGGCCAGCTTCGATCACTTTCGCGATCTGGAGTCCTTCTCGTCCAGGGATGCCGCCAAGGCCATTCACGCCGACCAGATCGACATCCTGATCGATCTGAAAGGCTATACGGACCGTGCCCGCCCCCAGATCCTCGCCTACCGCTCGGCCCCCATCCAGGTGAACTATCTGGGCTTTCCCGGCACCATGGGGGCGAGCTTTGTCGACTATCTGATCGCGGACCCTGTCACGGCTCCGCCGGGGACTGAGGCCTATTGCACGGAACGGCTGGTTCGCCTGCCAGACGGCTTCCAGCCCAATGACAGCCGCCGGGCTGCGGTCGGCCCGGTCCCTCCCCGCGATGCTCTGGGACTGCCCTCCGCCGGCTTTGTTTTCTGCGCCTTGCATGCGGCCTACAAGATCACGCCTGCCATCTTCGATATCTGGATGCGTCTGGTTCAGGCCACGCCAGGGTCAGTGATCTGGCTGCTGGGAATGAACGCATTGCAGGAAGACAATCTGCGCCGCGAAGCCCTGGCAAGGGGTGTTTCCGATGACCGGATTGTCTTCGCGCCCCGAGTGCCCCATGCCGAGCATCTGGCGCGCCTGCAGGCGGCGGACCTGATGCTCGACACCCTGCCGGTGGGAGCTTTCACGACAGCGAGCGACGCGCTCTGGGCGGGCCTGCCCCTCTTGACCTGCCTGGGCACGACCGCCGCCGGGCGGGGCGGAGCCAGTCTGGTGCAGGCGGCCGGCCTGCCGGAACTCGTGACGGACAGCCTTGCCGACTATGAGCAAGAGGCCATGCAGCTGGCGCGGGATCCCAAACGCCTGCAGAATCTGCGCGATCGCCTCCGGCAGAACCGCAGTACAGCGCCCCTGTTCGACATCCCGCGCTTCGTGCGCCAGCTGGAAGACGCCTATCTGGCCATGACGCCCCGGCCCTAG
- a CDS encoding sugar kinase yields the protein MTDQILNIRPASETKWDCASFGEVMLRFDPGFGRVRNARQFNVWEGGGEYNVARAFKKCWGKRSTAVTALPVNDLGWLVEDLMMQGGVDTSHIIWRDFDGLGRNTRVGLNFTEKGFGVRPALGCSDRGHSAASQIRPGEVNWEKLFGEEGVRWFHTGGIFAALASNTAEAVIEAVEVARKYGTVISYDLNYRASLWKSQGGKEGAQKVNRHIAQYVDVMIGNEEDFTACLGFEVEGLDEHISSIDPANFKKMIETAVKQFPNFKVAATTLRNAKTASVNDWSAILYAGGEFYASMMRENLEIYDRVGGGDGFASGLAFGFMEGKGPQAAVEYGAAHGALAMTTPGDTSMVRKEEVEAVMKGKGARVIR from the coding sequence ATGACTGATCAGATCCTCAACATCCGCCCGGCTTCGGAAACGAAGTGGGACTGCGCCAGCTTCGGTGAAGTGATGCTGCGTTTCGACCCGGGCTTCGGCCGGGTTCGCAATGCGCGCCAGTTCAACGTCTGGGAAGGCGGCGGCGAATACAATGTCGCCCGCGCTTTCAAGAAGTGCTGGGGCAAGCGCTCGACGGCCGTCACCGCCCTGCCGGTGAACGACCTGGGCTGGCTGGTTGAGGATCTGATGATGCAGGGCGGTGTCGACACCAGCCACATCATCTGGCGTGATTTCGACGGCCTGGGCCGCAACACCCGCGTCGGTCTGAACTTCACCGAGAAGGGCTTCGGCGTCCGTCCGGCCCTGGGCTGCAGCGACCGGGGTCACTCGGCCGCCTCGCAGATCCGCCCCGGTGAAGTGAACTGGGAAAAGCTGTTCGGCGAGGAAGGCGTGCGCTGGTTCCACACCGGCGGCATCTTCGCGGCCCTGGCCAGCAATACGGCCGAAGCCGTGATCGAAGCGGTCGAAGTGGCCCGCAAGTACGGCACCGTGATCTCCTACGACCTGAACTACCGCGCCAGCCTTTGGAAGTCGCAGGGCGGCAAGGAAGGGGCCCAGAAGGTCAACCGCCACATCGCCCAGTACGTGGACGTGATGATCGGCAACGAAGAGGACTTCACTGCTTGCCTGGGCTTTGAGGTCGAAGGCCTGGACGAGCACATCAGCTCGATCGATCCGGCCAACTTCAAGAAGATGATCGAGACCGCCGTAAAGCAGTTCCCGAACTTCAAGGTCGCCGCCACCACCCTGCGCAATGCCAAGACCGCCTCGGTCAATGACTGGTCGGCGATCCTCTATGCCGGCGGCGAGTTCTACGCCTCGATGATGCGCGAGAACCTCGAGATCTATGACCGGGTCGGCGGCGGCGACGGCTTTGCCTCGGGCCTGGCCTTCGGCTTCATGGAAGGCAAGGGCCCCCAGGCCGCCGTCGAATACGGCGCGGCTCACGGTGCCCTGGCCATGACCACGCCCGGCGACACCTCAATGGTGCGCAAGGAAGAGGTCGAGGCCGTGATGAAGGGCAAGGGCGCGCGGGTCATCCGCTAG
- a CDS encoding MFS transporter, producing the protein MVIPKAPEPSEKIGRYRWVIVSLLFVAMVINYVDRQTIGILKSDLSKEFGWSEGDYADLVFYFQLSYAVAYLVWGKIMDKIGARWGFGIAFLIWQVAHIAHAGAKGLNGFIFARMGLGIGEAGGFPGGIKAVAEWFPKKERAFATGIFNAGTNIGAIVTPLVVPAIVLTWGWQMAFIVTGVVGLVWLPIWLIMYRTPRQHKKIGAAELAHIEQDEADPVEKIPWIKLLTKRETWAYSIGKFLIDPIWWMFLFWLPDFLGKRYGLDLKTFGPPLIAIYLLSDVGSVGGGWMSSKFMSMGWSINKARKITMLICALLAVPVMFASFADSVWLAVLIIGVATAAHQGFSANLYTLPSDVFPRAAVGSVVGIGGMLGAVGGMVFSKYIGKVLEQIGTYTPIFIVAGSAYLVALLVVHLLTPKMEPVKI; encoded by the coding sequence ATGGTCATCCCAAAGGCCCCCGAGCCCTCCGAGAAGATCGGTCGGTATCGATGGGTGATCGTCAGCCTCTTGTTCGTGGCGATGGTCATCAACTATGTCGATCGGCAGACGATCGGCATTCTGAAGTCGGACCTGTCCAAGGAGTTCGGCTGGAGCGAAGGCGACTATGCCGACCTCGTCTTCTACTTCCAGCTGTCCTATGCCGTGGCCTATCTGGTCTGGGGCAAGATCATGGACAAGATCGGGGCCCGCTGGGGCTTCGGCATCGCCTTCCTGATCTGGCAGGTCGCCCACATCGCCCATGCCGGGGCCAAGGGTCTGAACGGCTTTATCTTTGCCCGGATGGGTCTGGGCATCGGCGAGGCCGGTGGCTTCCCGGGCGGCATCAAGGCCGTGGCCGAGTGGTTCCCCAAGAAGGAACGCGCCTTCGCCACCGGTATCTTCAATGCCGGCACCAATATCGGCGCGATCGTCACCCCGCTGGTGGTGCCGGCCATCGTGCTGACCTGGGGCTGGCAGATGGCCTTCATCGTCACCGGCGTTGTCGGCCTGGTCTGGCTGCCGATCTGGCTGATCATGTACCGCACGCCGCGCCAGCATAAAAAGATCGGCGCGGCCGAGCTGGCCCATATCGAACAGGACGAAGCCGATCCGGTGGAGAAAATCCCCTGGATCAAGCTGCTGACCAAGCGCGAGACCTGGGCCTATTCGATCGGCAAGTTCCTGATCGACCCCATCTGGTGGATGTTCCTGTTCTGGCTGCCTGACTTCCTGGGCAAGCGCTACGGCCTGGACCTCAAGACCTTCGGCCCGCCGCTGATTGCCATCTATCTGCTCAGCGACGTCGGCAGCGTCGGCGGCGGCTGGATGTCCTCCAAGTTCATGAGCATGGGCTGGAGCATCAACAAGGCTCGCAAGATCACCATGCTGATCTGCGCCCTGCTGGCCGTGCCGGTCATGTTCGCCTCCTTTGCGGACAGCGTCTGGCTGGCCGTGCTGATCATCGGCGTCGCCACCGCAGCCCACCAGGGCTTCTCGGCCAACCTCTACACCCTGCCCTCCGACGTCTTCCCACGTGCAGCCGTCGGCTCGGTGGTGGGCATCGGCGGCATGCTGGGAGCCGTCGGCGGCATGGTGTTCTCGAAGTATATCGGCAAGGTCCTTGAGCAGATCGGCACCTACACCCCGATCTTCATCGTGGCCGGCAGCGCCTATCTGGTGGCCCTGCTGGTGGTGCACCTGCTGACCCCGAAGATGGAGCCGGTGAAGATCTAG
- the rsgA gene encoding ribosome small subunit-dependent GTPase A: MIDHYGWSDALARDFEPHARAGYRPGRVIVQRRSAFGVATDQGELRAKPSGRLLHEAGEGGVPVVGDWVALVPNPSEGLATIHAVLPRRTAFVRRAADSVQTLQVIAANIDVAFVVTSMNADFNARRLERYLAAAWQSGARPVVLLTKSDLSDAPQALADQVMALAGGCPVIVVSARQGVGLDAVRAHIAPGETCVLIGSSGVGKSTLVNHLSGEDRMATQAIRENDARGRHTTSHRQLFRLPDGGLILDTPGIREVGLIDAEEGLGVVFDDIERLAEACRFRDCGHANEPGCAVRGALENGALDPERWASFQKLGQELAAVEDKAERIAREAERRRQLSLQKAYRTTKKDLRGA; this comes from the coding sequence TTGATCGATCATTATGGCTGGTCCGACGCCCTGGCGCGGGACTTTGAACCGCATGCGCGCGCAGGCTATCGCCCCGGGCGGGTGATCGTTCAGCGGCGCAGCGCCTTTGGGGTTGCGACCGACCAGGGCGAACTGCGGGCCAAGCCGTCCGGCCGCCTGTTGCATGAGGCGGGCGAAGGAGGCGTGCCCGTGGTTGGCGACTGGGTGGCGTTGGTCCCCAACCCCTCTGAAGGTTTGGCCACGATCCATGCGGTCCTGCCGCGCCGCACGGCCTTTGTCCGCCGGGCGGCCGACAGCGTCCAGACCCTGCAGGTCATTGCCGCCAATATCGACGTGGCCTTCGTGGTCACCTCAATGAATGCCGACTTCAATGCGCGCCGGCTGGAGCGTTATCTGGCTGCCGCCTGGCAGAGCGGGGCGCGGCCGGTGGTGCTGCTGACCAAGTCGGACCTGTCAGACGCCCCGCAGGCCCTGGCCGACCAGGTCATGGCCCTGGCGGGGGGCTGTCCGGTGATTGTGGTCTCGGCGCGCCAAGGGGTGGGTCTCGACGCCGTGCGTGCCCATATCGCGCCGGGCGAGACCTGCGTCCTGATCGGCTCGTCCGGGGTTGGCAAGTCGACCCTGGTCAACCACCTGTCGGGTGAAGACCGCATGGCGACCCAGGCGATCCGTGAAAACGATGCCCGGGGGCGCCATACCACCAGCCACCGCCAGCTGTTCCGCTTGCCGGACGGCGGGCTGATCCTCGACACGCCGGGGATCCGCGAAGTAGGGCTGATCGACGCCGAGGAGGGGCTGGGCGTCGTTTTCGATGACATTGAGCGCCTGGCGGAGGCCTGCCGGTTTCGCGATTGCGGCCATGCCAACGAACCGGGCTGCGCGGTGCGCGGCGCGCTGGAGAATGGCGCGCTCGACCCTGAGCGCTGGGCCTCGTTCCAGAAGCTGGGCCAGGAGCTGGCGGCCGTGGAGGACAAGGCCGAGCGGATCGCCCGGGAGGCCGAGCGGCGGCGGCAATTGTCCCTGCAGAAGGCCTACAGGACGACGAAGAAAGACCTGAGGGGCGCCTGA
- a CDS encoding oxidoreductase, translated as MSPAPLKVALVGYGLAGKTFHAPLITATDGLELHTVVSSDAAKVRADFPEVAVVAGDLKRALANPEIDLVVIATPDSLHADQAHAALEAGKHVVIDKPFAVTLEAARAVADHARKVGRLVSVFQNRRWDSDFLTLKALIDQGHLGEIVQYESHFDRHRPTVRDRWREKPGAGVLLDLGPHLIDQALVLFGKPQAVYADVAIQKEGGVAGDYFHLLLRYPRLRVLLHASQMTQATNLRLAVHGTAGSFIKSGLDAQEDQLKAGMAPGSPAYGADQRPGVLIQLEDDEPISTAVQPLRGRYDHFYAGIREAICKGSPPPVTLEEALLVMEVIDAAQRSAAERREIDL; from the coding sequence ATGTCCCCCGCCCCGCTGAAGGTCGCACTGGTCGGCTACGGCCTCGCCGGCAAGACCTTCCACGCACCCCTGATCACCGCCACCGACGGTCTTGAGCTGCACACGGTCGTCTCAAGCGATGCGGCCAAGGTGCGGGCAGACTTTCCGGAAGTCGCGGTGGTCGCCGGCGACCTGAAACGGGCCTTAGCCAATCCAGAGATCGATCTGGTGGTCATCGCCACACCCGACAGCCTGCACGCGGATCAGGCCCATGCCGCTCTCGAGGCCGGCAAACACGTCGTCATCGACAAGCCCTTTGCCGTGACCCTCGAGGCGGCCCGCGCCGTCGCCGACCACGCCCGCAAGGTCGGCCGGCTGGTCAGCGTGTTCCAGAACCGGCGGTGGGACAGCGATTTCCTGACCCTCAAGGCTCTGATCGACCAGGGCCATCTGGGCGAGATCGTCCAGTACGAGAGCCATTTTGACCGCCACCGTCCGACGGTCCGGGACCGCTGGCGTGAAAAGCCTGGCGCCGGCGTGCTGCTGGACCTCGGCCCCCACCTGATCGACCAGGCCCTGGTGCTGTTCGGCAAGCCCCAGGCTGTCTATGCCGATGTCGCAATCCAGAAAGAGGGCGGCGTCGCCGGCGACTATTTCCACCTGCTCCTGCGCTATCCGCGCCTGAGGGTGCTGCTGCATGCCAGCCAGATGACCCAGGCGACCAATCTTCGCCTGGCCGTGCATGGAACCGCCGGCAGTTTCATCAAGAGCGGCCTGGACGCCCAGGAAGATCAGTTGAAGGCCGGCATGGCCCCCGGCTCACCGGCCTATGGGGCCGATCAGCGGCCAGGCGTCCTGATCCAGCTGGAGGACGACGAACCGATCAGCACCGCGGTCCAGCCCCTGCGGGGGCGCTATGACCACTTCTATGCCGGCATCCGCGAGGCGATCTGCAAGGGCAGCCCGCCGCCCGTGACGCTTGAAGAGGCACTTCTGGTCATGGAGGTCATCGACGCAGCCCAGCGCAGCGCAGCGGAGCGACGCGAGATCGATCTTTGA
- a CDS encoding 2-keto-4-pentenoate hydratase → MTVSAAKSDVFAPASIASQFVKARLAGTSVAGYPGGVLPETMAEGYAVQDLAINAWPDELVGWKVGYVPPQHQARLGAERLAGCIFKNKLWEAAAAPTPFRAIEGGFTAVEAEFIVRLGKDAPADKTDWTAEEAADYVGDLILGVEIAGSPLATINVLGPPIVASDFGNNDGQILGPVLANWRDIAWEDMAVETTINGIVVGTGTAASIPGSPLAALAFLLGHVAARGRPLKKGMLVTTGASTGIHDVVAGDAARVSFGALGQVECIAVPAQ, encoded by the coding sequence GTGACCGTTTCAGCGGCCAAGAGCGACGTGTTCGCACCGGCTTCGATTGCTTCCCAGTTCGTCAAGGCCCGCCTCGCCGGCACGTCGGTTGCCGGCTATCCAGGCGGCGTGCTGCCCGAGACCATGGCCGAAGGCTATGCGGTACAGGACCTTGCGATTAACGCATGGCCAGATGAACTGGTCGGCTGGAAGGTCGGCTATGTCCCGCCGCAGCATCAGGCCCGACTTGGGGCCGAGCGTCTCGCCGGCTGCATCTTCAAGAATAAGCTCTGGGAAGCGGCCGCGGCCCCTACGCCCTTCCGCGCCATCGAGGGCGGCTTCACCGCCGTCGAGGCCGAGTTCATCGTGCGCCTGGGCAAGGATGCGCCCGCCGACAAGACCGACTGGACCGCCGAAGAAGCCGCTGACTATGTCGGCGACCTGATCCTGGGCGTCGAGATCGCCGGCAGCCCCCTGGCCACGATCAATGTCCTTGGCCCGCCCATCGTGGCCTCGGACTTCGGCAATAATGACGGCCAGATTCTGGGCCCGGTGCTGGCCAACTGGCGGGACATCGCCTGGGAGGACATGGCCGTCGAGACCACGATCAATGGCATCGTCGTCGGCACGGGCACGGCGGCCTCGATCCCCGGCTCGCCCCTGGCCGCCCTGGCCTTCCTGTTGGGCCATGTCGCTGCGCGCGGCCGGCCGCTGAAGAAGGGCATGCTGGTCACAACCGGGGCCAGCACCGGCATCCACGATGTGGTCGCCGGGGATGCTGCACGGGTTAGCTTTGGTGCCCTGGGACAAGTGGAGTGCATCGCCGTCCCGGCACAATAA
- a CDS encoding BlaI/MecI/CopY family transcriptional regulator: protein MHITSAESHVMEALWRREPLTADELVAEVGTSQSWGEATVKTLINRLLKKKAIKSERAEGKHGYRPMIARSVYVQAESQGLLDRLFEGQLAPMISHFAQHRALKAEEIARLKRLIEELEDGS from the coding sequence ATGCATATTACTTCAGCCGAAAGCCACGTCATGGAAGCGCTCTGGCGGCGCGAGCCACTGACGGCCGATGAACTGGTGGCCGAGGTCGGGACCAGCCAGTCCTGGGGCGAGGCGACGGTCAAGACCCTGATCAACCGGCTTCTGAAGAAGAAGGCCATCAAGTCCGAGCGGGCCGAGGGCAAGCACGGCTACCGGCCGATGATCGCCCGCAGTGTCTATGTCCAGGCTGAAAGCCAGGGTCTTCTGGACCGCCTTTTCGAAGGCCAACTGGCCCCGATGATCAGTCATTTCGCCCAGCATCGCGCGCTGAAGGCCGAGGAGATCGCACGGCTGAAACGTCTGATCGAGGAGCTCGAAGATGGCAGCTGA